Proteins encoded by one window of Deinococcus yavapaiensis KR-236:
- a CDS encoding AAA family ATPase, with amino-acid sequence MSPRFERGLVIGKFAPLHKGHELLIETALSACETVSVWCYSEPDFHDMPTSVRQDWIRALFPSVTVLPNAPSPPPNDAPDETHRAYVGSVLDTWNVRPDVVFTSEAYGESLAVTLGCEHRMVDGTRKRVPISGTRVRADVHAHRSFLSPLVYAHFVQKVVLLGAESTGKSTLTALLAREFATLGVAEYGREVFERENGVLRPEHFVEIARGHRALEDAALLSPNVHRFLFVDTNALATAMWSFWLTRTCEPDVLRLADECRSRYAHVFVCADDIAFEQDGWRSNTSVRSVQQATVLYDLAARGIPYTVLHGSLKQRLARVHFELVGKSLYRGV; translated from the coding sequence GTGTCGCCACGGTTTGAGCGCGGCCTCGTGATCGGGAAGTTCGCTCCCCTGCACAAAGGGCACGAACTCCTGATCGAGACGGCCCTCTCGGCGTGCGAGACGGTGAGCGTGTGGTGCTACTCCGAGCCCGACTTTCACGACATGCCGACGAGCGTGCGCCAAGACTGGATTCGCGCGCTGTTTCCGAGCGTGACGGTCCTGCCGAACGCGCCGAGCCCGCCGCCGAACGACGCGCCCGACGAGACGCATCGAGCGTACGTGGGAAGCGTGCTCGACACTTGGAACGTGCGTCCCGACGTCGTGTTCACGAGCGAGGCGTACGGAGAGAGCTTGGCCGTGACGCTGGGTTGCGAGCACCGGATGGTCGATGGCACGCGGAAGCGAGTTCCCATTTCCGGGACGCGCGTTCGCGCCGACGTACACGCGCACCGATCCTTCTTGTCGCCGCTCGTGTACGCGCATTTCGTGCAAAAGGTCGTGCTGCTCGGCGCGGAGTCCACGGGCAAGAGCACCTTGACGGCGTTGCTGGCGCGCGAGTTCGCGACGCTCGGCGTCGCGGAGTACGGACGGGAGGTGTTCGAGCGCGAGAACGGAGTCTTGCGGCCCGAGCACTTCGTGGAGATCGCCCGAGGACACCGCGCCTTGGAGGACGCGGCCCTGCTCTCGCCGAACGTGCACCGCTTCCTGTTCGTGGACACGAACGCCCTCGCAACGGCGATGTGGTCGTTTTGGCTCACGAGAACTTGCGAGCCCGACGTGCTTCGTCTCGCCGACGAGTGTCGGTCGCGGTACGCTCACGTCTTCGTGTGCGCCGACGACATCGCCTTCGAGCAGGACGGCTGGCGGTCGAACACGTCCGTGCGCTCGGTGCAGCAGGCGACGGTGTTGTACGACCTCGCGGCGCGCGGCATTCCGTACACGGTATTGCACGGGTCCTTGAAGCAACGTTTGGCGCGCGTTCACTTTGAACTCGTCGGCAAAAGTCTATATCGTGGCGTTTGA
- a CDS encoding TetR/AcrR family transcriptional regulator has product MTQQKTRREQIYEVAGTLFSERGYHATSMRDLASHLGMQGGSLYAHISGKEELLVELVNQAAAQFDESLMPLREENLSPEEKLREAMGRHIDVVAHNLETATVFFHEWKHLSPEAYKKVTDWRDTIDGLYRDIVREGIEKGVFKPDLDVKMTAYLVLSAVNWTYTWYRPGGKLGARQIADQFADMLMSGLRK; this is encoded by the coding sequence GTGACGCAGCAAAAGACCCGCCGCGAGCAGATCTACGAAGTCGCCGGAACCCTCTTTTCCGAGCGGGGGTACCACGCGACCAGCATGCGCGACCTCGCGTCCCACCTCGGCATGCAAGGAGGCAGCCTTTACGCGCACATCAGCGGCAAAGAGGAGTTGCTCGTCGAACTCGTCAATCAGGCGGCCGCGCAGTTCGACGAGTCGCTCATGCCTTTGCGCGAGGAGAACTTGTCGCCCGAGGAGAAGTTGCGCGAAGCGATGGGCCGTCACATCGACGTTGTCGCGCACAACCTCGAGACGGCCACGGTGTTCTTTCACGAGTGGAAGCACCTCAGCCCCGAGGCGTACAAGAAGGTCACGGATTGGCGCGACACCATCGACGGGTTGTACCGCGACATCGTCCGCGAAGGAATCGAGAAGGGCGTCTTCAAGCCCGACTTGGACGTCAAGATGACCGCGTACCTCGTGCTGTCGGCCGTGAATTGGACGTACACGTGGTACCGCCCGGGCGGGAAGCTCGGCGCGCGCCAAATCGCCGATCAGTTCGCCGACATGCTGATGAGCGGCCTTCGCAAGTAA
- a CDS encoding pyridoxal phosphate-dependent aminotransferase translates to MTTRDALAAVREEVRRTPAYPFTRIDVPVKLDQNESPWDFPENLKKLATERAMSRAWNRYPDLNADTLAERIGAYEGWDPRGVVVTPGSNVLIKLLTELGGINRTVLTVKPTFAVYELEAMMLGARLVEVPLHDDFSLDASGLEAELRKGGPGLVYLTQPHAPTGHLDREDDVVRLANAASKAGGWVTVLDEAYYQYSGSDYRELARGHDDRVVLRTFSKAWGLAGLRLGYALTTPAMATELQKLVPAFNVNALTQAVVEVALEHPQYVRERAEATVRERERVLKALEAHPTWVAYPSSTNFFLVRTPNAEEAYKALISKGVLPRRQDKQHLLAGCLRVALGTPEENDRFLEAAMQIQANG, encoded by the coding sequence ATGACGACGAGAGACGCTTTGGCCGCCGTGCGCGAGGAAGTGAGGCGCACGCCCGCCTACCCGTTCACGCGGATCGACGTGCCCGTGAAGCTCGATCAGAACGAAAGCCCTTGGGACTTTCCCGAGAACCTCAAGAAGCTCGCGACCGAGCGCGCCATGAGCCGAGCCTGGAATCGATACCCGGACCTCAACGCGGACACCCTCGCCGAGCGTATCGGAGCGTACGAAGGGTGGGACCCGAGGGGCGTCGTCGTGACGCCGGGCAGCAACGTCCTCATCAAGCTGCTGACCGAACTCGGCGGCATCAACCGCACGGTTTTGACGGTCAAGCCGACGTTCGCGGTGTACGAGCTCGAAGCGATGATGCTCGGCGCGCGCCTCGTGGAAGTGCCTTTGCACGACGACTTCTCTTTGGACGCGAGCGGCTTGGAAGCCGAACTTCGCAAAGGCGGCCCCGGCTTGGTCTACCTCACGCAACCCCACGCGCCGACCGGTCACCTCGACCGTGAAGATGACGTCGTGCGTCTGGCCAACGCCGCGTCGAAGGCGGGCGGTTGGGTCACGGTGCTGGACGAGGCGTACTACCAGTACTCCGGCAGCGATTACCGCGAGCTCGCGCGCGGACACGACGACCGAGTCGTTCTGCGGACGTTCAGCAAGGCGTGGGGTCTGGCGGGGTTGCGCCTCGGGTACGCTCTCACGACGCCCGCCATGGCGACGGAACTCCAAAAGCTCGTTCCCGCCTTCAACGTGAACGCCCTCACGCAAGCGGTGGTGGAAGTCGCGCTGGAACATCCGCAGTACGTGCGCGAGCGCGCCGAGGCGACGGTTCGCGAGCGCGAGCGGGTGTTGAAAGCCCTCGAAGCGCACCCGACGTGGGTGGCGTATCCGTCGAGCACGAACTTCTTCCTCGTTCGCACGCCGAACGCCGAGGAGGCGTACAAGGCGCTTATTTCCAAGGGGGTGTTGCCGCGCCGCCAAGACAAACAGCACCTGCTCGCGGGTTGTCTGCGCGTCGCACTCGGCACGCCCGAGGAGAACGACCGCTTCTTGGAAGCGGCGATGCAAATCCAAGCGAACGGCTGA
- a CDS encoding NUDIX hydrolase, producing MTRSPDEQAFLDAYDPTAFERPSVTVDVVLLTVLDGDLHVLLIRRDEHPCKGCWSLPGGFIRMTESLDEAAARVLNDKAHLQGVYAEQLYTFGAPRRDPRTRVLSVAYVALVNAARLRPVEDDRIRLALLHVDWQGETGGPASASWHGQLLALAFDHADILGLAVKRLRGKLDYAPVGFELLPERFTLRDLQSVHETILGRKLNKDSFRRRMLASGRLSAVGEREEDADHRPAALYTFERSA from the coding sequence ATGACCCGCTCTCCCGACGAACAAGCATTTCTCGACGCGTACGACCCCACGGCCTTCGAGCGCCCGTCCGTCACCGTCGACGTCGTCCTGCTCACCGTCCTCGACGGCGATCTGCACGTCCTGCTGATTCGCCGCGACGAGCATCCCTGCAAAGGCTGCTGGAGCCTTCCCGGCGGCTTCATTCGCATGACCGAATCCCTCGACGAAGCCGCCGCCCGCGTCCTGAACGACAAAGCCCACTTGCAAGGCGTGTACGCCGAGCAGCTTTACACCTTCGGCGCTCCTCGCCGAGATCCGCGCACGCGCGTCCTCAGCGTCGCCTACGTCGCCCTCGTGAACGCCGCGCGACTGCGGCCCGTCGAGGACGACCGCATCCGCCTCGCCTTGCTGCACGTCGACTGGCAAGGAGAAACGGGCGGCCCCGCCTCCGCCTCTTGGCACGGCCAACTTCTCGCGCTCGCCTTCGACCACGCCGACATCCTCGGACTCGCCGTCAAGCGCCTTCGCGGCAAGCTCGACTACGCGCCCGTCGGCTTCGAACTTCTTCCCGAGCGCTTCACCCTGCGCGACCTTCAAAGCGTGCACGAGACGATCCTCGGCCGCAAGCTCAACAAGGACTCCTTCCGTCGCCGCATGCTCGCCTCCGGACGACTGAGCGCCGTCGGCGAGCGTGAAGAAGACGCCGACCACCGACCTGCCGCCCTCTACACCTTCGAAAGGAGCGCATGA
- a CDS encoding nicotinate phosphoribosyltransferase: MMLTLDRPARISDENFILDTDSYKASHFLQYPAGMTRLFSYLESRGGKYPYTRFFGLQYLLGRYFTQRVTPEMVEEAKDVFEAHGEPFPYEGWMTIATELGGRLPLEIRAVPEGSVVPNHNALMTVTNTDDRFPWLVGWVETQLLRVWYPTTVATQSHFIKAILRKALEQSADDPEAELPFKLHDFGSRGVSSRESAGIGGLAHLTNFLGSDTVEALRCGRNYYGASMAAFSIPAAEHATITTWGQAHEVDAYRNMIRQFGKPGALYAVVSDSYDLKRAIVEHWGTTLRDEVLASGATLVVRPDSGDPAAMVRMAVNALAAKFGTTTNAKGYKVLRGVRVIQGDGVQEDSIKEVLAAVMNDGFSASNVTFGMGGALLQMVNRDTQKFAYKASAAVVDGEYRPVYKDPVTDPGKRSKDGVLDLVLDDGRYKTMQHRTFQPDLTNSALRTVYRNGDLLVTDTLDDVRAR, encoded by the coding sequence ATGATGCTCACCCTCGACCGCCCCGCCCGAATCAGCGACGAGAACTTCATCCTCGACACGGACTCGTACAAAGCCTCCCACTTCCTGCAATACCCCGCCGGAATGACGCGCCTCTTCTCGTACCTGGAGTCGCGCGGCGGCAAGTACCCCTACACGCGCTTCTTCGGCCTTCAGTACCTTCTCGGGCGCTACTTCACCCAACGCGTCACGCCTGAAATGGTCGAGGAAGCCAAGGACGTCTTCGAAGCGCACGGCGAGCCTTTTCCCTACGAAGGCTGGATGACCATCGCGACCGAACTGGGCGGTCGCCTTCCGCTCGAGATTCGCGCCGTTCCGGAAGGCAGCGTCGTGCCGAACCACAACGCCTTGATGACCGTCACGAACACCGACGACCGCTTTCCCTGGCTCGTAGGTTGGGTGGAGACGCAACTTCTGCGCGTGTGGTATCCCACGACGGTCGCCACGCAAAGCCACTTCATCAAGGCGATCTTGCGCAAGGCCTTGGAACAAAGCGCCGACGACCCCGAGGCGGAACTGCCGTTCAAGTTGCACGACTTCGGCTCACGCGGCGTGTCGAGCCGTGAATCGGCGGGGATCGGCGGCCTCGCGCACCTCACGAACTTCCTCGGAAGCGACACCGTCGAAGCCCTGCGCTGCGGCCGCAACTACTACGGAGCGAGCATGGCGGCCTTCTCGATTCCCGCCGCCGAGCACGCCACGATCACGACGTGGGGCCAAGCGCACGAAGTCGACGCCTACCGCAACATGATTCGGCAGTTCGGCAAGCCCGGCGCTCTCTACGCCGTCGTCTCCGACTCGTACGACCTCAAGCGCGCCATCGTCGAGCACTGGGGCACCACCTTGCGCGACGAGGTCTTGGCCTCGGGCGCCACGCTCGTCGTTCGGCCCGACTCGGGCGATCCCGCCGCGATGGTGCGCATGGCCGTCAACGCCCTCGCCGCCAAGTTCGGCACGACCACGAACGCCAAAGGCTACAAGGTCCTGCGCGGCGTGCGCGTCATTCAAGGCGACGGCGTGCAGGAGGACTCTATCAAGGAAGTCCTCGCCGCCGTCATGAACGACGGCTTCAGCGCCTCGAACGTCACCTTCGGCATGGGAGGCGCCCTCTTGCAGATGGTCAACCGCGACACGCAGAAGTTCGCATACAAGGCGAGCGCCGCCGTCGTCGACGGCGAGTACCGCCCCGTCTACAAGGACCCCGTCACCGATCCCGGCAAGCGCAGCAAAGACGGCGTGCTCGACCTCGTGCTGGACGACGGCAGGTACAAGACGATGCAGCACCGGACGTTCCAGCCCGACTTGACGAACAGCGCCCTGCGAACCGTGTACCGAAACGGCGACCTTTTGGTCACGGACACGCTCGACGACGTGCGGGCGCGGTAA
- a CDS encoding nicotinamide mononucleotide transporter family protein, which yields MNIPQWALDWSGSLCVVVSLVYLWRKSSTYWHWSNLSLLPYFLLFASSAQWMLAGLQITYLLFGIHGLYLWYLESRKSKGEIRFNEPLWYGVTWAASLAIFAYTVAVTDFREAWNWVQFASVTLALVANFGTTRKRTWSWPVWMLVNAVSAVYFQHLGLWAQFGLQFVLAALSVWGWREWARQDEKVARVATV from the coding sequence ATGAACATTCCCCAATGGGCGCTCGATTGGTCGGGCTCGCTGTGCGTCGTGGTCTCGCTGGTGTACCTGTGGCGCAAGAGTTCGACGTACTGGCACTGGTCGAACCTCAGCCTCTTGCCGTACTTCCTGCTGTTCGCGTCGTCGGCGCAGTGGATGCTCGCCGGACTTCAGATCACGTACCTGCTGTTCGGAATTCACGGACTGTACTTGTGGTACTTGGAGTCTCGCAAGTCAAAAGGCGAGATTCGCTTCAACGAACCGCTGTGGTACGGCGTGACGTGGGCAGCGAGCCTCGCGATCTTCGCGTACACCGTCGCCGTGACGGACTTCCGCGAAGCGTGGAACTGGGTGCAGTTCGCGTCCGTGACGCTCGCCCTCGTCGCGAATTTCGGAACGACGCGCAAGCGGACGTGGTCGTGGCCCGTGTGGATGCTCGTGAACGCCGTGAGCGCCGTGTACTTCCAGCACCTCGGGTTGTGGGCGCAATTCGGTCTGCAATTCGTGCTGGCCGCCCTCAGCGTGTGGGGTTGGCGCGAGTGGGCGCGGCAAGACGAGAAGGTGGCGCGTGTCGCCACGGTTTGA